A portion of the Manihot esculenta cultivar AM560-2 chromosome 2, M.esculenta_v8, whole genome shotgun sequence genome contains these proteins:
- the LOC110609059 gene encoding serine/threonine-protein phosphatase 7 long form homolog — MTRLKYIIIHWGGKLIRGTCGIDYEGGMTKLIRVRERVNHGQLMEKISTAMKIGLNEKVSKVIFRYPVSTQGFPNFVPLDIEDDDGVEFMFDIFDKILGLLSVQLYVDVDSIPIDTEQKANCSESHIQENGPHTSQSQENEPAASQLHPKDYMQPGPRDTSVLKLQLVHRSEAVWHDTLEKQVLHCRRAGTIAHPRDIDERIVPYLQQAGFYGVARVGFIQLDWHLITSLVERWRPETHTFHLPEGECTITLQDVGILTGLPIDGQAVTGSVTHDWYQVCMRLLGVAPPEDAIYGSRLQLSWLGETFEELPAGADDFTIQCYARAYMLRLIGGVIFPDKSSSRVHLMFLPLLEDFHRAGQYSWGAACLAWLYRELCRGTNPAAKEIGGPLFLVQLWALERLPHIASTSRDNVPQDPHLPPGPLGCQWRKAKIVNEVSTQVLKQYRYALDRQGSDQMTWEPYVPGVVAKLPSYCTSANTIWGAVVPLICFHIVEWHQPDRVMRQFGLQQAIPVPAHQDDTLHTIDLRGNQDVDWATQHASYISLWDDRHNRVIRGVLTQGRLDYHAEYMEWYRKMTRRWISPMGAAIGMVADGIEHIYLNSGINATLDNMADIHQTSLSILHALDEERRTIRVSQRAPEPVQITGLEQEDIPASRRRRRTMADRRQPVEIDLSQPCIPVARPSMLRMVASAAPTSHAARGRRRGHLAATAAQVNDLNSHVVDTTDAPILDDAPTVAVEEAS; from the exons ATGACAAGGCTGAAATATATCATCATCCACTGGGGAGGAAAGTTGATAAGGGGAACATGTGGCATTGATTATGAAGGTGGCATGACAAAACTTATAAGAGTTAGAGAAAGAGTTAATCACGGTCAATTGATGGAAAAAATATCAACTGCAATGAAGATAGGCTTGAAtgaaaaagtttctaaggtcaTATTCAGATATCCAGTTTCAACACAAGGTTTTCCAAATTTTGTACCGCTTGACATTGAAGATGATGATGGAGTTGAGTTTATGTTTGACATATTTGATAAGATTCTAGGCTTGCTTTCTGTTCAACTGTATGTTGATGTAGACTCTATTCCAATTGACACGGAGCAAAAAGCTAACTGCTCTGAATCTCATATTCAAGAAaatgggccacatacatctcaATCGCAAGAGAATGAGCCTGCTGCTTCTCAACTGCATCCCAAAGATTACATGCAACCAGGGCCACGTGATACTAGTGTGTTGAAACTTCAGCTTGTCCACCGATCAGAGGCAGTGTGGCATGATACG CTTGAGAAACAAGTCTTGCATTGTCGTCGAGCTGGCACAATTGCTCACCCCCGAGACATTGATGAACGGATAGTGCCATACTTGCAACAAGCAGGATTTTATGGAGTGGCACGGGTGGGATTTATTCAATTGGATTGGCATTTGATTACATCACTTGTTGAGAGATGGAGACCGGAGACACATACTTTTCATCTTCCAGAAGGTGAATGCACCATCACGCTTCAGGATGTGGGCATCTTGACTGGATTACCCATAGATGGACAGGCTGTTACAGGTAGTGTCACGCATGATTGGTACCAGGTGTGTATGAGATTGCTTGGGGTTGCTCCTCCTGAGGATGCTATTTATGGATCTCGGCTGCAACTTAGTTGGCTTGGGGAGACTTTTGAGGAGTTACCAGCAGGTGCTGATGATTTTACAATACAATGCTATGCTCGAGCCTACATGTTGCGTCTCATTGGAGGGGTTATATTCCCAGACAAGTCCTCTTCTCGTGTTCATTTGATGTTTCTACCTCTGTTAGAGGACTTTCATAGAGCAGGTCAATACAGTTGGGGTGCTGCTTGTTTGGCATGGTTGTACAGAGAGCTTTGTCGTGGCACTAATCCTGCAGCAAAGGAAATTGGTGGTCCCCTGTTCTTAGTGCAATTGTGGGCACTGGAAAGACTCCCTCATATTGCATCAACTTCAAGGGATAATGTGCCTCAGGATCCACACTTGCCCCCTGGTCCTCTTGGATGCCA GTGGAGAAAAGCAAAGATTGTTAATGAAGTATCCACACAAGTTCTTAAGCAATATCGATATGCACTAGATCGACAAGGTTCTGATCAG ATGACATGGGAGCCATACGTTCCTGGGGTTGTTGCGAAGTTGCCATCTTATTGTACAAGTGCAAATACAATCTGGGGTGCTGTGGTGCCTCTAATTTGTTTTCATATTGTTGAATGGCATCAGCCAGACCGAGTAATGCGCCAATTTGGACTACAACAGGCTATTCCAGTACCAGCACATCAGGATGATACACTGCATACAATTGATCTGCGAGGCAACCAGGATGTTGACTGGGCAACCCAGCACGCCTCTTATATCAGTTTGTGGGATGATCGTCATAATCGGGTAATACGTGGTGTGCTGACCCAGGGTAGATTGGATTACCATGCTGAGTATATGGAATGGTATCGGAAGATGACTAGAAGATGGATTAGTCCAATGGGTGCAGCAATTGGAATGGTG GCTGATGGGATTGAACATATATATCTCAATAGCGGTATAAATGCTACACTAGATAATATGGCGGATATCCACCAAACTTCATTGAGTATATTACATGCACTGGATGAAGAACGACGTACTATAAGAGTGTCCCAGAGAGCACCAGAACCAGTGCAGATAACAGGGCTTGAGCAAGAGGACATACCAGCAAGTCGGAGGAGGCGACGCACCATGGCTGACAGACGCCAACCCGTGGAGATTGATCTATCTCAGCCATGTATACCAGTTGCACGACCATCAATGTTGCGGATGGTAGCATCGGCTGCTCCGACATCACATGCAGCTAGGGGGCGTAGACGTGGGCATTTAGCTGCAACAGCAGCTCAAGTGAATGATCTCAATTCACATGTTGTTGACACAACAGATGCACCTATTTTGGATGATGCACCTACAGTTGCTGTAGAAGAGGCATCATAA
- the LOC110609058 gene encoding LOW QUALITY PROTEIN: non-lysosomal glucosylceramidase (The sequence of the model RefSeq protein was modified relative to this genomic sequence to represent the inferred CDS: deleted 2 bases in 1 codon) — protein sequence MENCIKQNGKKENDSFLDSSAQKVDPWKPPSLTWQRGLNTNGNIPVGFSLSFREIMHMLPLGLRLWRYSKEEATKGRLPIFDFSKKRVITGDHGIPLGGIGSGSIGRSYNGEFQSFKLFPLVCEESPVFANQFSVFVSRPNGNKFSSVLCSTRPETPKESRGSGIESWDWNLKGEECTYHALFPRAWTTYEGEPDPELKIVSRQISPFIPHNYKESSFPVSVFTFTLSNYGRTSADVTLLFTWANSVGGVSGFSGHHFNSKIMKEDGVHVVTLHHKTADGQPPLTYAIAAQERSDVHVSECPCFLISGSSQGFTAKDMWDEIKKNGTFDNLGHIKTSPSEPGSSIGAAVAASLTVPPECIRTVTFSLAWDCPEVRFSERSYHRRYTKFYGTHGDAAADIAHDAILEHTNWESQIEAWQRPILEDKRLPEWYPTTLFNELYYLSTGGTVWTDGSPPVQSLAAIRGRKFSLDRSRSDLGNASDNAKNDTSVEILERMASIYEQMQNPLTSNSAFGTYLLQSGEENIGQFLYLEGSEYLMWNTYDVHFYSSFALIMLFPKLELSIQRDFAAAVMMHDPTRKQVMSDGKLVPRKVLGAVPHDTGLNDPWFELNAYNLFDTARWKDLNSKFVLQIYRDVVATGDKSFAQAVWPSVYVAIAYMDQFDKDGDGMIENEGFPDQTYDAWSVSGVSAYCGGLWVAALQAASALACEVGDNASANYFWVKYQKAKAVYGKLWNGSYFNYDSSGNSSIHADQLAGQWYARACGLSPIVDEDKVQSSLEKIHKFNVLKVKEGTRGAVNGMLPDGRVDMSALQSREIWPGVTYAVAASMIQEGMVDMAFQTAVGIYEAAWSQEGLGYSFQIPEGWNTDDQYRSLCYMRPLAIWAMQWALSKPKLFKEEMKLDLVDDTLYHRQNLGFSKVAQLLKLPNDEASTKSFLQAFYEFTCRRLRL from the exons ATGGAAAACTGTATCAAACAAAATGGTAAAAAGGAAAACGATTCTTTTCTTGATTCTTCAGCACAAAAG GTTGATCCATGGAAACCTCCTTCATTAACTTGGCAACGAGGATTGAATACTAATGGAAATATACCTGTTGGGTTCAGTCTAAGTTTTCGAGAAATAATGCACATG CTTCCACTAGGCTTACGACTATGGCGATACTCCAAGGAAGAAGCAACAAAAGGAAGG ctTCCAATATTTGATTTTTCAAAAAAGCGTGTGATTACAGGTGATCATGGCATTCCTCTAGGTGGCATTGG CTCAGGAAGCATCGGAAGAAGCTACAATGGCGAGTTTCAGTCCTTTAAACTATTCCCATTAGTATGCGAAGAAAGCCCCGTTTTCGCAAATCAATTTTCC GTCTTTGTTTCTCGCCCAAATGGTAACAAATTTTCTTCTGTATTATGTTCAACGAGGCCAGAGACACCCAA AGAAAGCAGGGGCTCAGGCATTGAATCATGGGATTGGAATTTGAAAGGTGAAGAGTGTACATACCATGCTTTGTTTCCAAGGGCCTGGACAACCTATGAAG GTGAACCAGACCCAGAACTTAAAATAGTTTCTCGTCAAATCTCACCTTTCATTCCCCACAACTACAAAGAAAGCAGCTTCCCTGTATCAGTGTTTACATTTACG CTGTCTAATTATGGAAGGACTTCAGCAGATGTCACCTTGCTCTTTACATGGGCT AATTCTGTTGGTGGAGTCTCTGGATTTTCTGGTCATCATTTCAACTCAAAGATAAT GAAAGAAGATGGAGTACATGTAGTCACTTTACACCACAA AACAGCAGATGGGCAGCCTCCATTGACGTATGCCATTGCAGCACAAGAGAGATCTGATGTACATGTATCAGAATGTCCCTGCTTCCTTATCTCTGGCAGTTCCCAGGGTTTCACAGCCAAAGATATGTGGGATGAAATTAAAAAG AATGGGACGTTTGACAACCTAGGACACATCAAAACTTCTCCTTCAGAACCAGGATCATCCATCGGAGCAGCAGTAGCAGCCTCCTTGACCGTCCCTCCTGAATGCATCCGAACTGTAACATTTTCATTGGCATGGGACTGTCCAGAAGTCAGATTCAGTGAAAGAAGCTATCACAG GCGTTATACAAAATTCTATGGCACTCATGGGGATGCAGCTGCTGATATCGCACATGATGCTATTCTTG AGCATACTAACTGGGAATCTCAGATAGAGGCATGGCAAAGACCAATTCTTGAAGACAAAAGACTTCCTGAATG GTACCCTACAACTCTCTTCAATGAGCTCTACTATCTCAGCACAGGGGGAACTGTTTGGACAG ATGGATCACCTCCAGTGCAAAGTTTGGCAGCCATTAGGGGAAGAAAATTTTCTCTTGATAGGTCAAGGTCAGATTTAGGAAATgcaagtgataatgct aaaaATGACACGTCTGTTGAGATCCTAGAAAGGATGGCATCCATTTATGAGCAAATGCAGAATCCACTAACCTCAAATTCTGCTTTTGGTACATATTTGCTCCAAAGTGGAGAAGAAAATATCGGTCAATTCCTCTACCTTGAAGGTTCCGAATACCTCATGTGGAATACCTATGATGTCCATTTCTACTCATCTTTTGCACTCATTATGCTATTCCCAAAACTTGAACTTAGCATCCAAAGAGACTTTGCAGCTGCAGTAATGATGCATGATCCTACTAGAAAGCAAGTTATGAGTGATGGAAAGCTAGTCCCAAGAAAAGTTCTTGGTGCTGTTCCACATGATACTGGGCTTAATGATCCTTGGTTTGAACTAAATGCTTACAACCTTTTTGATACAGCTAGGTGGAAGGACTTGAATTCTAAATTTGTTCTCCAGATATACAGGGATGTAGTTGCTACAGGGGACAAAAGTTTTGCCCAAGCTGTTTGGCCTTCGGTATATGTTGCAATAGCCTATATGGATCAGTTTGATAAGGATGGGGATGGGATGATTGAGAATGAAGGATTCCCTGATCAAACCTATGATGCATGGTCTGTTTCTGGTGTGAGTGCATATTGTGGTGGGCTTTGGGTGGCAGCACTCCAGGCTGCATCAGCCCTGGCATGTGAAGTTGGTGACAATGCATCAGCCAACTACTTCTGGGTTAAGTATCAAAAGGCAAAAGCTGTGTATGGCAAACTATGGAATGGTTCCTATTTCAACTATGACAGCAGTGGTAATAGTTCTATTCATGCTGATCAGTTGGCTGGGCAATG GTATGCAAGAGCATGTGGTCTGTCTCCAATTGTTGATGAGGACAAGGTACAGAGTTCCCTTGAAAAGATTCACAAGTTCAATGTCTTAAAGGTGAAAGAAGGAACGCGAGGTGCAGTCAATGGAATGTTACCAGATGGAAGAGTTGATATGTCAGCATTGCAATCAAGAGAAATATGGCCAGGAGTTACATATGCTGTTGCTGCTTCTATGATTCAAGAGGGAATGGTGGACATGGCATTTCAGACTGCAGTTGGTATCTACGAAGCAGCATGGTCCCAAGAAGGTCTCGG TTATTCATTTCAGATTCCAGAAGGGTGGAATACTGATGACCAGTATAGATCTCTTTGCTACATGCGACCATTGGCGATATGGGCAATGCAGTGGGCACTATCAAAGCCTAAGCTCTTTAAAGAGGAGATGAAGCTTGACTTGGTTGATGACACTTTGTATCATAGGCAAAATTTAGGATTTTCCAAAGTAGCTCAACTTCTGAAGTTGCCAAATGATGAAGCTTCTACTAAAAGCTTCCTACAGGCTTTTTATGAGTTCACTTGCAGGAGATTGCGATTGTGA